Proteins encoded together in one Methanoregula sp. window:
- a CDS encoding radical SAM protein — translation MITQVHFLLTYMCTLECEHCFVCSSPSSEGTFTPGQIAAALDQTDKLGTVDTVYFEGGEPFLFYPVLLDGIRQARKRGYKVGIVTNGYFATSEENARFFLAPLGELGIADMSISDDVFHYENRKNNPARRASEAATALGMQTTILALDPGASGPEIKGTPREEKTGVVTGGGIMFRGRAAEKLSTYAVTSDWQQFTRCPYEDLKTPSRMHVDAFGNLQICQGISLGNIWKHPLDELVRTYSPSSHPICGPLLEGGPAQLARVLAYTPPVGVADACHLCYLARKSCRSRYREILGPTQVYCDGGT, via the coding sequence ATGATAACGCAGGTCCATTTCCTTTTGACATATATGTGCACACTGGAATGCGAGCACTGTTTCGTCTGCAGCAGCCCGTCTTCTGAGGGCACGTTCACACCCGGACAGATTGCTGCAGCACTCGATCAAACGGATAAACTTGGAACCGTGGACACGGTGTACTTTGAGGGGGGAGAACCATTCCTCTTCTATCCCGTGCTTCTTGATGGTATCCGGCAAGCCAGGAAACGGGGATATAAAGTCGGTATCGTGACGAACGGCTACTTTGCCACATCCGAGGAGAACGCCCGGTTCTTCCTTGCGCCATTAGGAGAGCTCGGGATTGCAGATATGAGCATCAGCGATGATGTCTTCCATTACGAGAACCGAAAGAATAATCCGGCCCGTCGTGCTTCTGAGGCGGCAACAGCTCTGGGCATGCAGACAACGATCCTCGCACTCGATCCCGGGGCATCGGGTCCGGAGATAAAGGGTACTCCCCGGGAAGAGAAGACGGGGGTTGTGACCGGAGGAGGCATCATGTTCCGGGGTCGGGCGGCAGAAAAACTGAGCACGTATGCCGTTACATCGGACTGGCAACAATTCACGAGATGTCCTTACGAAGATCTAAAAACCCCCTCAAGGATGCATGTGGATGCATTTGGCAATCTCCAGATCTGCCAGGGGATCTCTCTAGGAAACATCTGGAAACATCCCCTGGACGAACTGGTCCGGACATATTCCCCGTCATCGCACCCGATCTGCGGACCGCTGCTTGAGGGTGGACCGGCTCAGCTTGCCCGGGTGCTTGCGTATACTCCCCCGGTGGGTGTGGCAGATGCCTGTCACCTCTGTTATCTTGCACGGAAGTCATGCCGGAGCAGGTACCGGGAAATCCTGGGGCCGACACAGGTGTATTGTGATGGCGGAACCTGA